The following are encoded together in the Balearica regulorum gibbericeps isolate bBalReg1 chromosome 31, bBalReg1.pri, whole genome shotgun sequence genome:
- the LOC142598836 gene encoding sushi, nidogen and EGF-like domain-containing protein 1 isoform X1 — protein MKAPHLLLLLLLLLGRVDEWGPLGTRGAPMGPPGGLLYPFGPDVGDDATPHEDDGMSPEIFLWEIFSFYGQAHRSLYVNNNGVVSFGMGVPEFTPEPFPLPGHRPFVAPYWADVDTRLGGNVFYRQSRKPELLARLARDLAVAVTYPDPTPQPTWAFVATWDRVSFFGAASNKVNTFQAVLATDEVTSYVMLNYGDIQWTTGIANDGDAHTGLGGVPAQAGFNSGDDVHYYNIPGSRSPEVLRINRRSNVGIPGRWIFRVDEFTATEGPPVFTENTLTPSLTPSIPTTTPDQRRTTEERVYICGGRE, from the exons ATGAAGGctcctcacctcctcctcctcctcctgctgctcctcggCCGCGTGGATGAGTGGGGACccctggggacacggggggcacccatgggaccCCCGG gtgGGCTGCTCTACCCCTTTGGGCCAGATGTTGGGGACGACGCCACCCCACATGAGGACGACGGGATGAGCCCCGAGATCTTCCTCTGGGAGATCTTCTCCTTCTACGGACAAGCCCACCGCTCCCTCTAC GTCAACAACAACGGAGTGGTGTCGTTTGGGATGGGGGTCCCCGAGTTCACCCCCGAACCCTTCCCGCTGCCGGGCCACCGGCCCTTTGTGGCCCCGTACTGGGCCGACGTGGACACCAGACTGGGAGGAAATGTCTTCTACCGGCAGAGCCGGAAGCCGGAGCTACTGGCCCGCCTGGCCCGTGACCTGGCCGTCGCCGTGACCTACCCTGACCCAACTCCTCAGCCCACGTGGGCTTTCGTGGCCACCTGGGATCGTGTCTCCTTCTTCGGAGCTGCCTCCAACAAG GTGAACACCTTCCAGGCCGTGCTGGCCACCGATGAGGTCACCTCCTACGTCATGCTCAACTACGGTGACATCCAATGGACCACGGGCATCGCCAACGATGGGGACGCCCACACCGGCCTCGGGGGTGTCCCGGCCCAG GCCGGGTTCAACAGCGGGGACGACGTTCACTACTACAACATCCCGGGTTCACGCTCGCCGGAGGTGTTGCGCATCAACCGTAGAAGTAACGTGGGGATACCGGGGCGGTGGATTTTCCGCGTGGACGAGTTCACCGCCACCGAGGGACCCCCCGTTTTTACGGAGAACACCCTCACCCCGTCGCTCACCCCCAGCATCCCGACGACAACACCCGACCAACGCAGGACCACCGAGGAGAGGGTGTACATCTGCGGGGGGAGGGAGTGA
- the LOC142598836 gene encoding sushi, nidogen and EGF-like domain-containing protein 1 isoform X2: MGPSGGLLYPFGPDVGDDATPHEDDGMSPEIFLWEIFSFYGQAHRSLYVNNNGVVSFGMGVPEFTPEPFPLPGHRPFVAPYWADVDTRLGGNVFYRQSRKPELLARLARDLAVAVTYPDPTPQPTWAFVATWDRVSFFGAASNKVNTFQAVLATDEVTSYVMLNYGDIQWTTGIANDGDAHTGLGGVPAQAGFNSGDDVHYYNIPGSRSPEVLRINRRSNVGIPGRWIFRVDEFTATEGPPVFTENTLTPSLTPSIPTTTPDQRRTTEERVYICGGRE; encoded by the exons atgggaccCTCAG gtgGGCTGCTCTACCCCTTTGGGCCAGATGTTGGGGACGACGCCACCCCACATGAGGACGACGGGATGAGCCCCGAGATCTTCCTCTGGGAGATCTTCTCCTTCTACGGACAAGCCCACCGCTCCCTCTAC GTCAACAACAACGGAGTGGTGTCGTTTGGGATGGGGGTCCCCGAGTTCACCCCCGAACCCTTCCCGCTGCCGGGCCACCGGCCCTTTGTGGCCCCGTACTGGGCCGACGTGGACACCAGACTGGGAGGAAATGTCTTCTACCGGCAGAGCCGGAAGCCGGAGCTACTGGCCCGCCTGGCCCGTGACCTGGCCGTCGCCGTGACCTACCCTGACCCAACTCCTCAGCCCACGTGGGCTTTCGTGGCCACCTGGGATCGTGTCTCCTTCTTCGGAGCTGCCTCCAACAAG GTGAACACCTTCCAGGCCGTGCTGGCCACCGATGAGGTCACCTCCTACGTCATGCTCAACTACGGTGACATCCAATGGACCACGGGCATCGCCAACGATGGGGACGCCCACACCGGCCTCGGGGGTGTCCCGGCCCAG GCCGGGTTCAACAGCGGGGACGACGTTCACTACTACAACATCCCGGGTTCACGCTCGCCGGAGGTGTTGCGCATCAACCGTAGAAGTAACGTGGGGATACCGGGGCGGTGGATTTTCCGCGTGGACGAGTTCACCGCCACCGAGGGACCCCCCGTTTTTACGGAGAACACCCTCACCCCGTCGCTCACCCCCAGCATCCCGACGACAACACCCGACCAACGCAGGACCACCGAGGAGAGGGTGTACATCTGCGGGGGGAGGGAGTGA